CCCACCACCTCGCCGGCAGCCACGTCGAAGGAGATGTCGTCCACGGCGACGATCTCCCGGTGCTGGCGGCGCACCAGGCTGCGCAGCGCGGCCTGGATGCCGGCCTCGCGGATGGGGACTACGTAGACCTTGCGCAGATCCCGCAGGTGAATGGCTGGCTGGGACGACATGGGGCCAGTTCCTGGGGCGTTCACGTCCCGCTCTTCTGCTCCAGCCGGTCCAGCGCGCCGCGCACCACCTGGGCGCTGGCCTGAAGCTGGTCAAACTCTTCCTGGGTGAGGGGCTGGCGGAAGGTGGCCAGCACGCCATTTCCGCCCACCAGGTTGGGCAGAGAGACGGTCACGTCCCGCACCCCGGCCACCTCCTCCAGGGGCGTGCAGACGGTGAGGATAGCCCGCTGGTTGCGCAAGATCACGTCCACGATGCGGGCCAGCGCGCTGCCGATGCCGTAGTAGGTGGCCCCCTTGCCCTCGATGATGGTGTAGGCAGCCCGGCGAACCCGGGTGTCGATCTGCTGTCGGGCCCCTGGGTCCAGGTCAATGCCCTGATGGCGGCAGAAGTCCGCCAGGGGCATCCCGCCGATGGTCACCTGGGACCAGGCCAATACCTCGGAGTCCCCATGTTCACCCAGGACGTAGGCGTGGATGTGGTGGGGATCCACACCCAGGTGATCGGCCAGGAGGGTGCGGAAGCGGGCCGTGTCCAGGGTGGTGCCGGAGCCCAGGACCCGGCGGCTTTCCACCCCGTGGGCGGCCGCGTAGCGGGCGGCCAGGTGGGTCATGATGTCCACGGGGTTGGTGGCCACCACCAGGATGGCATCTGGGGCGTGGGCCAGGATGTTGGGAACCACGGCCTGGAAGACGGCGGCGTTGCGTTCCAGCAGCTGGAGGCGGCTTTCGCCGGGCCGCTGGTTGACGCCCGCGGTGATAATCACCACCCGGCAGCCGGCCAGGTCCGGATAATCGCCGGCGCGCACATTCAGGGGATGGGCGAAGGGGACGGCATGGCGGATGTCGTCGGCCTCGGCCTGGGCGCGGGCTTGGTTGAGATCCACCAGAATGATTTCCCGGCCCACGCCGCGCATGACCATGGCGTAGGCGGCGGTGGAACCCACCAGGCCACTTCCGACGATGCCGATTTTACCGGGTTCACTCATGGGTTGCTCCTGTGGGACATGGTTGCTGTGGCTGTGTATGCTGTGACGGCTGCATTGCTTCGCGTAGTGATAGTCAGGCCAGGAAGGCCAGATCGCGCAGGTGTTCTAAAGACAGCCCCATTGTACCCCAGGAGGGCCTGAAAGTCGGAATGCCGGAGGCATCGGGCGCGCCTGCCAGATGCCCTGGGATTTGGGCGGGGTGTTACCCGACCAGCTGTGCCAGGGCCGGTTGCAGGGTGGGGAAGCGGAACTGGTAGCCGGCCTCCTGCAGCCGGTGGGGCACGGCCCGTTGGCCGTCCAGCAGGATGGTGGACATTTCGCCCAGGGCCAGCTTCAGGGCAAAGGCCGGGGTGGGCAGCAGGGCAGGGCGGCCCATGACCTGGCCCAGTTGCCGGGCGAATTCCCGGTTGGTGACCGGCTCGGGGGCGCTCAGGTTGAAGGGCCCGCGGGCGTCCGGGTGGGTCAGGAGGAAGCGCATGGCCCCCACCTGGTCATCCATGTGGATCCAGGGCCACCACTGGCGGCCGCTGCCCAGGGGCCCCCCGGCGAAGAAGCGGAAGGGGAGGACGATGCGGGGAAAGGCGCCGCCGTCGTTGCTCAGCACGATGCCTGTGCGCAGGATCACCCGCCGCACGCCCAGCTCTTCAGCCGGGGCGGTGGACTGCTCCCAGTCGACGCAGACCTGGGCCAGGAAGTCGCGGCCCGGCGGCGTATCCTCGGTGACGATCTCATCGCCTCGGGGGCCGTAGTAGCCCACGGCCGAGGCCTGGAGCAACACCTGGGGCCGCTTTTGCACCTGGCGGAGGGCATCCACCACGGCCTGGCTGGCCTGGATGCGGCTGCGGCGGATCCGCGCTTTGCGTTCTGCGGTCCAGCGGCCGGCGGCGATGCTCTCGCCGGCCAGGTTGATCACCGCGTCGGCGCCCTCCAGGAAGGAGCTCCAGCCGGCGCCGCTCTGGGCGTCCCACTGGACCACCTGCACGCCCTGGGGCATGTGGGAGACGCGGCCGGGCTGGCGGCTGAGGACGATGACCTGGTGGTCCTCGGCGATGAGGGCCTGGCAGAGGGCCCGGCCGATGAGGCCGGAGCCTCCGGTGATGAGAATGCGCATGTTCACTCCTCCTGGGTCTGCTCGGTCTCAAACGCCGCGATAACTTCGTGTAGCCAAGAGAGGATCGGCTGGCCCGGTTCATCCAGGTGGCGTTGTGCCGCCTCCAGGTACGCCCGCAGATACTCCTGCAGCAGGCTGAGGGGCATCTGGATGTGGGCGTGCCACAGTCCCTGCAGCCACTCCAGGTTGGGCTTCAGATATCGGATGTCCCCCAGGGTGAGGGCGGCTTCGATATCCCGGCCGAAGCTCTCGTTTCCCTGGAGCAGCAGGGTGCGGCCCAGGGTCTTCAGCCTGGGCGCCTCCCACAGCGCCGCCTCGATGCGGGCCCGGCGCTCCTGGAAGTGGGCCAGGGCGGCGGCGTATTCGGGCGTCACCGGCTGGTGGGCCGCCACTGGCTGGGGCGCCTCCATCAGCTTCTCCACCGCCTGCAGGGCCTGCCGCAACTCCTGGCCCAGGAAGTGACCGGCGATGCGGCTGGCCAGGGCAGGCAGGCGGTTAAAGATCAGGCCACCAAAGGCCATGGGGATGCGCTGGTGATACAGGAGTTGGGCCATGGTGGCCAGGCTGGCCGCGGTGCAAAGCTGCTGGGCCGTGAGGATGGTCAGGGTAGGCCGGGCGCTCTTCAGGGTCTCCTCAAGGCGCGCTTCCGGGATATCTGCCCCCAGGTAGATGACATCCCAGCCCCGCCGTCGCAGGAACAGGGAGAGCAGGAGGGGAATGAAGGTGTGGGCTTCGTCCGGCGGACAGCCCACCAGGATGCGGCCGCTGCGGACAGGAGGGGGCGTGGCGGCCAGCAGGGCCTCCAACCGACGGATGGCCAGGGCCGAGGCGAAATGCTCCTGCTGCACGCTCACCTCCCCCCGGTACCAGCCCTGACCGATGGCGGCCAGGGCTGGTTGGAGCAGTTCCAGGCAGACCGTCTCCACAGGGAAGAGGGCAAAAGCCTGGGTCAAGACCTGTTCCGACCGCTGCTCGTCAAAGGCCAGGCAGGCAGCGAGCCAGCGTTCCCGCAGCTCGTGGAGGGTATCGTGGGGGGCGACGGGCCCCGGGACCGTGGGTTCGCCGGCCAGTTCCACCATCGGCTCTTGCGCCGGCCGGGGGTGTAGGGGGTCCTCCCCTTCCTTCTCCAGTTCGTGCCAGAGGGCCACGGCCCGGCTGATGGTGAGCCCTTCCTCCTGGCGTTCCATCAGCCATTTCAGGATGTCGATGTCCCGTTGGGTGTAGAGGCGATGGCCGCTGGGCGTGCGCTGGGGGCTGGGGAGCCCATAGCGTCGCTCCCAGGCCCGCAGGGTGTCCGGCTTCAGGCCGGTCTCCTGGACCACGGCTTTCAAGTTGTAGATGGGCGTTTCTTTCGCCTGATGCATGGTTCCCCACTGCTGGGTCTTGGAGAGGGACGGTTTGTTTGCCGTTCATGGTAACACCGGCGCGCCAGATTGTCAAGGATTTGCACACTTATTTCCTGCTGTTTGCAGCATGTAGGGTGGGCTCAGGCGAACGCGGAGATGCCCGTCAGGTCCCGGCCGATGATGAGCTTCTGGATCTGGCTGGTTCCTTCGTAGAGGCTGGCCACCCGGGAGTCGCGCCAGAGCCGTTCCGGCACATATTCATCGGAGTAGCCGTAGCCGCCGTGGATCTGGATGGCCATGTCTGCGTTCTGTTTGGCGATTTCGGTGGCGAAATATTTGGCGATGGAGACGGGGATGGTGTCGGGGAGGCCCTGGTTTTTGGCCCAGCCAGCCTGGTAGACCAGGAGCCGGGCCGCCTCCACGTTGACCTTCATCTGGGCCAGCATATCCTGGACCAGCTGGAAGGAAGCGATGGGGCGGTCGAAGGCGATGCGTTCCTTCGCGTAGCGAACGCTGGCGTCCAGCGCGTGTTGGGCGGCGCCCACACATCCACTGGCCACGCCATAGCGACCGTTGTCCAGCGCGCTCATGGCCACCTTGAAGCCCTCACCCACCTGGCCCAGGCGGGCGCTGTCCGGTACCCGGACGTTGTCCAGGAAAAGTTCGCCGGTGTCGCTGGCCCGCAGGCCCAGTTTGCCAGTCATCTTGCGACTGCTGAAGCCGGGCGTTCGGGTATCCACCAGAAAGGCGACCATGCCCCTG
This DNA window, taken from Litorilinea aerophila, encodes the following:
- a CDS encoding MerR family transcriptional regulator, translated to MHQAKETPIYNLKAVVQETGLKPDTLRAWERRYGLPSPQRTPSGHRLYTQRDIDILKWLMERQEEGLTISRAVALWHELEKEGEDPLHPRPAQEPMVELAGEPTVPGPVAPHDTLHELRERWLAACLAFDEQRSEQVLTQAFALFPVETVCLELLQPALAAIGQGWYRGEVSVQQEHFASALAIRRLEALLAATPPPVRSGRILVGCPPDEAHTFIPLLLSLFLRRRGWDVIYLGADIPEARLEETLKSARPTLTILTAQQLCTAASLATMAQLLYHQRIPMAFGGLIFNRLPALASRIAGHFLGQELRQALQAVEKLMEAPQPVAAHQPVTPEYAAALAHFQERRARIEAALWEAPRLKTLGRTLLLQGNESFGRDIEAALTLGDIRYLKPNLEWLQGLWHAHIQMPLSLLQEYLRAYLEAAQRHLDEPGQPILSWLHEVIAAFETEQTQEE
- a CDS encoding L-lactate dehydrogenase, which codes for MSEPGKIGIVGSGLVGSTAAYAMVMRGVGREIILVDLNQARAQAEADDIRHAVPFAHPLNVRAGDYPDLAGCRVVIITAGVNQRPGESRLQLLERNAAVFQAVVPNILAHAPDAILVVATNPVDIMTHLAARYAAAHGVESRRVLGSGTTLDTARFRTLLADHLGVDPHHIHAYVLGEHGDSEVLAWSQVTIGGMPLADFCRHQGIDLDPGARQQIDTRVRRAAYTIIEGKGATYYGIGSALARIVDVILRNQRAILTVCTPLEEVAGVRDVTVSLPNLVGGNGVLATFRQPLTQEEFDQLQASAQVVRGALDRLEQKSGT
- a CDS encoding TIGR01777 family oxidoreductase; translated protein: MRILITGGSGLIGRALCQALIAEDHQVIVLSRQPGRVSHMPQGVQVVQWDAQSGAGWSSFLEGADAVINLAGESIAAGRWTAERKARIRRSRIQASQAVVDALRQVQKRPQVLLQASAVGYYGPRGDEIVTEDTPPGRDFLAQVCVDWEQSTAPAEELGVRRVILRTGIVLSNDGGAFPRIVLPFRFFAGGPLGSGRQWWPWIHMDDQVGAMRFLLTHPDARGPFNLSAPEPVTNREFARQLGQVMGRPALLPTPAFALKLALGEMSTILLDGQRAVPHRLQEAGYQFRFPTLQPALAQLVG
- a CDS encoding acyl-CoA dehydrogenase family protein, which gives rise to MDFSLTQEQRMIQDAVRKFAREEILPHARDWDRQGAFPRELLTTMGRLGYLGVPIPEEYGGAGLDYISEAIVFEEVGYADSSVRTTLSVQMSLVELTILKWGTEEQKRHYLPKLCSGEWIGCFGLTEPNAGSDASNVATIARREGNDWVLSGQKVWISNGTWADVAIIFAQTEPGSRHRGMVAFLVDTRTPGFSSRKMTGKLGLRASDTGELFLDNVRVPDSARLGQVGEGFKVAMSALDNGRYGVASGCVGAAQHALDASVRYAKERIAFDRPIASFQLVQDMLAQMKVNVEAARLLVYQAGWAKNQGLPDTIPVSIAKYFATEIAKQNADMAIQIHGGYGYSDEYVPERLWRDSRVASLYEGTSQIQKLIIGRDLTGISAFA